A segment of the Flavobacteriales bacterium genome:
GCCGTGATGAGCGGGCGCTACGACAAGTTCAACCGGCTCGAGGGCGAGGATGCCCGCATGGCCGGGCACATGCTCTGGCGCTATGTGGCCGAGGTGTATGGCCCAGCGGTGATCCCCAACATCCTGTACATGACCCGCGTGAGCCGCAACGCCGAGAGCGGGTTCCTTTATGTGCTGGGGGTCTCGCTAAAGACCTTGATCTCCGAATGCCTCGAGCATTACCGCAGCCGCTTCGGTGAGGAGGACCGCTACCGGCAGGAGTACAGCTTGGAGCAGATTCCCATCAGGACCAAGCGCCAACGCCATTACGCGCAGCTCCAGCAGAGCCCGGATGGCCGTTGGCTGGCATGGACCAGCAATGAGATGGGCCAGTACAAGGTGTGGTTGCGCGAGATCGCCACAGGCAAGACTAGCCGCATCATCAAGGGCGAGAAGAAGATCGACCGGATCATCGATCGAAGCTACCCGGTGCTGGCCTGGCACCCCAGCAGCAAGGCCCTCAGCTACGTGGTGGAGCGCAAGGGCGAATTGCGCTTCCGCACCTACACCCTCGACGATCGCAAGACCTCCGAGCGCGACATGCTCCTGCTGGAGAAAGTGCTGAGCATGGACTACGCCCCTGATGGCCGCACCATGGTGCTCAGCGGCGTGCGCGCCGGCCGAACCGACCTCTACTTGTTCAACGTGCTGGCCAACCGCAGCGATCCCCTCACCGATGATCCCTGGGATGACCTCGAGCCGCGCTTCGTGGATGGCGGGCGCCGCGTGATCTTCAGCAGCGACCGCACCGACGACACCTTGCGCGTGATGAAGGACATCGTGGCGAAGCGCGGCCACAAGGACCTCTTCCTCCTGGACATGGAGCGCCGTTGGTCCGTGCTCACCCGGCTCACCGCTACGCCAGGCATCAGCGAATCGCAGCCCTTCCAGCTGGACAGCACGGGCTACACCTACCTGAGCGATGAAGACGGCGTGGCCAACCGCTTCCGCGTGCGTTACGACAGCACCATCAGCCATATCGACACCACGATCCACTACCGCTACTTCACGGTGGAGGAACGGCTCACCGACCTGAAGCGCGGCCTGCTCGAGCAATTTGTCCGCAGTGACCGAGGCCGCCTCACCGCGCTCCAGCTCAGCGGCGGCAAATACAGGTTCTACCAGGGCCGCGTGAACGAGAGCGGCCGCATGAGCGCCTTCGGACTGCCGATCGACACCGCAGCCGCGCAGCGCCGCGGCACGTCCCAAGCGCTCGCCGACGAGCAAGGCGCGGTGGTGAAGGTGAAGCCGCAGCATCCGCGTGGCGAGGGCGAAGGAGGCTTCGATGTGAGGCGCTATGTCTTCAGCGATGAGGTTCCCGGGGCCCAGGCACCGAACATGCCGCAGGCGCAATCAAAGCCGAGGCCCGCGGAAGCGCAACCTGACAGCGCCCAGAAGGCCTTCGCTTATCCCGAGCAGCGGAATTACAACCTCAACTTCACCATCGACCGCGTGGTCACGCAGGTGGACAACAGCTACAGCAACCAGTTCTACCAGCCCTTCACCGGCCAGGCCGGCATCAATCCCGGGCTTAGCGGGCTCACGCGCATGGCCGCGCACGACCTCTTCGAGGACCACCGCGTGGTGGGGGGCTTCCGGCTCGCGCTCGACCTGAACAACAACGACTACCTGCTCGCCTACGAGAACCTCAAGCACCGCCTCGACAAGCGCATCTCCTTCCAGCGCCAGGCCTTCCAGGGCCTGAATCGCGACGGCATCGTGAAGGTGCATTCGCATAACGTGCGCTACCAGCTGAGCTGGCCCTTCAGCGAGCTCGCCAGCGTGCGCGCCTCGATCATGTACCGCCACGACCGCTTCGTGCAGCAGAGCATCGACCCGCTCAGCCTCGCAACACCCAACGAAGTGGACCACATGGCCGGCGCCAAGCTCGAATGGATCTACGACAGCTCCATGCCGCGCGGACTCAACCTCTGGACCGGTTGGAAGCTGAAGGTCTTCGGTGAATACTACCAGCACCCCGAGCGCAAGGGCGACATGCAGGTGCTGGGCACCGATCTGCGCCACTCCATGCGATTGCACCGCGATTTGATCTGGGTCTCCCGCATCGCCGGGGCCTCATCGCTGGGCAGCCGCCGCATCCTGCACTTCCTCGGCGGCGTGGACAACTGGATGTTCGCGCGCTTCGACCCCAGCATCCCCATCGACTTCACGCAGAACTACCAGTACCAGACGCTGAGCACCCCCATGCGCGGCTTCTTCTACAATGCGCGCAACGGCACCAGCTTCGCCGTGATCAACAACGAAGCGCGCGTGCCCATCTTCCGCTACCTGCTCAACCGTCCCATCCGCTCCGATTTCATCAACCACATGCAGGTGGCGGTCTTCAGCGATATCGGCTCGGCTTGGACCGGCAGCGACCCCTACGCCGAGGACAACAGCTTCAATCGCCTCGTTATCCAGCGCAATCCGCTCACCATCACGCTCAACAGCACCCGCGAGCCCATCCTCGCCAGCTACGGCTTCGGCCTGCGGACGCGGCTGCTCGGCTACTTCGTGCGCGCCGATTGGGCCTGGGGCATCGATGATGGCGTTCGACTGCCTCGCGTGTTCCACTTCTCCCTCAGCCTCGACATCTGATGCAGCTCGACGCGCAGACCATCGGCCTGCTCATCATCGTCGGCCTGCTTGCGGGCATCCTAAGCGGCTTCGTGGGCGTGGGAGGCGGCATAATCATGGTGCCGGCGCTCATCTGGCTCCTGCATTACGATCAGCACCAGGCCCAAGGCACCAGCCTCGCGGTGCTCATGCTGCCCGTGGTGTTCCTGGCTGTGCGCAACTACTGGAAGGAAGGCATGATCGACTGGAAGGTGGTGGGCATCATCGCTGCGGCCTTCGTCGCAGGCGGCTATTTCGGCAGCAAGGGCGCACTGTCGCTGCCAGCCGATACCGTGAAGCGCGTCTTCGGCGTGGTGATGCTCTTCGTGGCCATCAAGCTCATCCTCGGCAAGTGATGCCCGACATCGATAAGGCCATCGCCGCATTGCATGCGGACATGATCGCCTGGCGCCGGCACCTGCACCAGCATCCGGAGCTCTCGTTCCAAGAACACGGCACGGCGGCCTTCGTGGCCGAGGTGCTAAAGGCGGAGGGCATGGAAGTGCGCGCGGGGGTTGCCAAGCTCTCGCCTGATGCGAAGGGAACAGGCTTGATTGCCGTTGTGCGCGGAGAAAAGTCTGCGAGCAATCGTTGCATCGCCTTGCGCGCCGATCTGGATGCGCTGCCGATCACTGAGCTGGGCAAACCCGATTACTGCTCGTTGAATCCGGGCGTGATGCATGCTTGCGGCCATGATGCGCACACCGCCATGGTGCTCGGCGCGGGCATCGCATTGCACCGGATGCGGAGCGAATGGAGCGGAAACGTGATGCTCGTGTTCCAGCCGGGCGAGGAAAAGGAGCCGGGTGGCGCTTCGCTCCTGGTGAAGGAAGGCGTGCTCATCGATCCGAAGCCGCAAGGCATCATCGGGCAGCACGTCACGCCCGAATTGCCCGTGGGCAAGGTCGGCTTCCGCAGTGGTCCTTTCATGGCCGCTGCCGATGAGCTTTACCTCAACGTGAAGGGCCGGGGAGGGCACGCCGCGCAGCGCGACAAGCTCGTGGATCCGATCCTCATCACAGCTGCATTGCTGCCAAGGCTCTACGAGGAGGCCCGTTCCATCGTGCCCAAAGGCGAGCCCATGGTGATCAGCTTCGGCAAGCTGATCGCGGACGGCGCGACGAACATCGTTCCGGATACCGTGAGGATCGACGGGACCTTGCGCACGTTCAACGAGGATCTGCGCGCGCGCCTGCACCAGTTGCTGCCGCGCGTGGCGAGCGAAGTGGCGCACTGCATGAACGGCGAATGCGAATTCCGGCTGGTGAAGGGATCACCCGTGGTGAAGAACGATCCCGAGCTCACCGCTCGGATGCGTAGCGTGGCCGTTGGCCTCGTTGGCGCGGAGAATGTCGTTGACATGGACATCCGCATGGGCGCTGAGGACTTCGCCTACTACACGCATGTGATGCCCGGCTGCTTCTTCCGGTTGGGCACCGGCAACCCCGCGAAGCCCGGCACACAGAGCGGCCTGCACACGGCGGCTTTCGATGTGGATGAAGATGCGCTGGTAATAGGGGCGGGTATGATGGCGTTGGGGGCGCTGGCGGAACTGCGGGACTGAGCCCTACCCCACGATGATGTCCTCTACCACGACCACCGGACTTGCGTTCCGCAGCTGAACCATGAGTTCCACGGTGCTTCCGGAGCGACCACCCTTGGTCCATAGGTCCAGGCTGAGCTCGTAGGCATCGGGCACGTTGCGCACGGCTCGCGGCCTGAGCTCACGCCAGACGTTCTCCGCGGGCATCACGAGAGAAGCGCCGATGTCGTCCACCGCGCCTTCGATGTCGCCGCCACTGAGGCCAGCGCCGCCCGAAGCCTCCTCCAATTCATCGAATCGCCGCTCAACGAGCAGCTTCATCACATGCTTGGCAACGAGGCCGAGTTCATCAGGGCTCA
Coding sequences within it:
- a CDS encoding PD40 domain-containing protein yields the protein MRNVIAILLLSVLPTGARAQFYQGTQQEYGKNRVQFQEFFWQQYRFQNMEVYFYTDGRDIARFTAQAAQRHLAELQNAFDFAIDERLQFIVYNSLTDFRQSNIGLEGMTDQTNIGGLTRIVGTKIFVYFEGDHSLLDQQIRSGIAHVIIDQMMFGGNWREILRSSTFLSLPDWYTQGIISYHGRRWDAATANRVRDAVMSGRYDKFNRLEGEDARMAGHMLWRYVAEVYGPAVIPNILYMTRVSRNAESGFLYVLGVSLKTLISECLEHYRSRFGEEDRYRQEYSLEQIPIRTKRQRHYAQLQQSPDGRWLAWTSNEMGQYKVWLREIATGKTSRIIKGEKKIDRIIDRSYPVLAWHPSSKALSYVVERKGELRFRTYTLDDRKTSERDMLLLEKVLSMDYAPDGRTMVLSGVRAGRTDLYLFNVLANRSDPLTDDPWDDLEPRFVDGGRRVIFSSDRTDDTLRVMKDIVAKRGHKDLFLLDMERRWSVLTRLTATPGISESQPFQLDSTGYTYLSDEDGVANRFRVRYDSTISHIDTTIHYRYFTVEERLTDLKRGLLEQFVRSDRGRLTALQLSGGKYRFYQGRVNESGRMSAFGLPIDTAAAQRRGTSQALADEQGAVVKVKPQHPRGEGEGGFDVRRYVFSDEVPGAQAPNMPQAQSKPRPAEAQPDSAQKAFAYPEQRNYNLNFTIDRVVTQVDNSYSNQFYQPFTGQAGINPGLSGLTRMAAHDLFEDHRVVGGFRLALDLNNNDYLLAYENLKHRLDKRISFQRQAFQGLNRDGIVKVHSHNVRYQLSWPFSELASVRASIMYRHDRFVQQSIDPLSLATPNEVDHMAGAKLEWIYDSSMPRGLNLWTGWKLKVFGEYYQHPERKGDMQVLGTDLRHSMRLHRDLIWVSRIAGASSLGSRRILHFLGGVDNWMFARFDPSIPIDFTQNYQYQTLSTPMRGFFYNARNGTSFAVINNEARVPIFRYLLNRPIRSDFINHMQVAVFSDIGSAWTGSDPYAEDNSFNRLVIQRNPLTITLNSTREPILASYGFGLRTRLLGYFVRADWAWGIDDGVRLPRVFHFSLSLDI
- a CDS encoding sulfite exporter TauE/SafE family protein, encoding MQLDAQTIGLLIIVGLLAGILSGFVGVGGGIIMVPALIWLLHYDQHQAQGTSLAVLMLPVVFLAVRNYWKEGMIDWKVVGIIAAAFVAGGYFGSKGALSLPADTVKRVFGVVMLFVAIKLILGK
- a CDS encoding amidohydrolase produces the protein MPDIDKAIAALHADMIAWRRHLHQHPELSFQEHGTAAFVAEVLKAEGMEVRAGVAKLSPDAKGTGLIAVVRGEKSASNRCIALRADLDALPITELGKPDYCSLNPGVMHACGHDAHTAMVLGAGIALHRMRSEWSGNVMLVFQPGEEKEPGGASLLVKEGVLIDPKPQGIIGQHVTPELPVGKVGFRSGPFMAAADELYLNVKGRGGHAAQRDKLVDPILITAALLPRLYEEARSIVPKGEPMVISFGKLIADGATNIVPDTVRIDGTLRTFNEDLRARLHQLLPRVASEVAHCMNGECEFRLVKGSPVVKNDPELTARMRSVAVGLVGAENVVDMDIRMGAEDFAYYTHVMPGCFFRLGTGNPAKPGTQSGLHTAAFDVDEDALVIGAGMMALGALAELRD